One genomic window of Hydra vulgaris chromosome 03, alternate assembly HydraT2T_AEP includes the following:
- the LOC100197802 gene encoding autophagy-related protein 101 produces the protein MNARSLTFEFTTELNQIEEVVCSIFHTLLFHRTTGKFHYQEEGSYTIGTIGFTDVDCQYIDLTYVRCSSEQLDKNIQLQARQFKELLRTMDGLKSGQISLEFYQRRKNPWPFPTEAVPWELWILKFSVLSLNSESDRNKLREKLTDNVCEKIKSICEIVNQPEYIPKMPNESDLSFVFDDQLSDIQPYLHRIVFQRSEYTPEMTVGGTMRKIFKDTFSY, from the coding sequence ATGAATGCTAGATCTTTAACATTTGAGTTTACAACTGAGCTTAATCAAATAGAAGAAGTTGTCTGTAGCATATTTCATACTTTGTTGTTCCATAGAACTACAggaaaatttcattatcaagaAGAAGGATCTTACACTATAGGCACTATAGGTTTTACTGATGTTGATTGCCAGTATATAGACTTGACTTATGTGAGATGTTCTAGTGAgcaacttgataaaaatatacagTTACAAGCACGCCAGTTCAAAGAACTTTTGCGAACTATGGATGGTCTTAAAAGTGGTCAAATATCTTTAGAATTTTATCAACGGCGTAAAAATCCCTGGCCCTTTCCTACAGAAGCTGTACCTTGGGAGTTATGGATATTGAAGTTTTCTGTTTTGTCACTTAATAGTGAAAGTGATAGAAACAAATTGCGTGAAAAATTAACTGACAATGTCtgtgaaaaaatcaaatcaatatgTGAAATAGTGAATCAACCAGAATATATTCCAAAAATGCCAAATGAGTCAGATCTTTCATTTGTATTTGATGACCAGTTAAGTGATATTCAGCCGTATTTGCATAGAATAGTGTTTCAAAGATCAGAGTACACTCCAGAAATGACTGTCGGAGGCACGATGAGAAAGATTTTCAAAGACACATTCAGTTATTAA